In Alistipes ihumii AP11, a genomic segment contains:
- a CDS encoding amidohydrolase, giving the protein MDILIRNALILPMTASANDPRKFFRGSVAISGGRISSVLPATPDNGSDDRGTESENRSRRVIDAGGKLLMPGLINLHNHVAMSLMRNYADDLPLMEWLADRVWPFEAKLTGDDVYLGARLGIAEMLLGGTTTFVDMYWHADRVAEAVLESGMRAVVCPAFIDTNYEAFERETVRLVERYAGADGGRLGVRIAPHAPYTCSPESVRKALSLCERYGLGIHVHLSETRSETETIRQRYDKTPTEYLRDLGVFDYPTLAVHCVHLTEEDMDILLRYGVSVAYNPQSNMKLASGIAPVARMIGRGLTVGIGTDGPCSNNDLDMWDEMRTASLLQKVATGDASVLPAYETLRMATVGGACAVGMEGELGVVAPGARADLILVDMGGPHWAPGNDPIAGLVYNAKSTDVDTVLVDGRILVERGELIGTDTVALVREACRRVERIERR; this is encoded by the coding sequence ACATACTGATAAGGAATGCGTTGATTTTGCCTATGACGGCTTCGGCAAACGATCCCCGGAAATTTTTCAGGGGATCGGTCGCCATTTCCGGAGGCCGCATATCGTCGGTTCTTCCGGCGACTCCGGACAATGGGTCCGATGATCGGGGAACGGAGTCGGAGAACCGCTCGCGGCGCGTGATCGACGCCGGAGGGAAGTTGCTGATGCCGGGCCTGATCAATTTGCACAACCATGTGGCGATGTCGCTGATGCGGAACTATGCCGACGACCTGCCGCTGATGGAGTGGCTCGCCGACAGGGTCTGGCCGTTCGAGGCGAAGCTGACGGGCGACGACGTCTACCTGGGAGCCCGCCTCGGGATCGCCGAGATGCTGTTGGGCGGGACGACGACTTTCGTCGATATGTACTGGCATGCCGACCGCGTGGCCGAGGCCGTGCTCGAGAGCGGTATGCGGGCTGTCGTGTGCCCGGCCTTTATCGATACGAACTACGAAGCGTTCGAGCGGGAGACCGTCCGTCTGGTCGAACGCTATGCCGGGGCGGACGGGGGGCGCCTCGGCGTGCGCATCGCGCCGCACGCTCCCTATACGTGCTCGCCGGAATCCGTTCGCAAGGCTTTGTCCTTATGTGAAAGATACGGCTTGGGCATTCATGTCCATCTGAGCGAGACGCGTTCCGAGACCGAGACGATTCGGCAGCGCTACGACAAGACCCCGACCGAGTACCTGCGCGACCTGGGCGTTTTCGACTATCCGACGCTGGCCGTGCACTGCGTGCACCTGACCGAGGAGGATATGGACATCCTGCTTCGCTACGGGGTGTCGGTCGCATATAATCCGCAGAGCAACATGAAGCTTGCCAGCGGGATCGCTCCGGTCGCGCGGATGATCGGGCGCGGCCTGACGGTCGGCATCGGAACCGACGGCCCCTGCTCGAACAACGACCTCGATATGTGGGACGAGATGCGCACGGCCTCGCTGTTGCAGAAAGTCGCTACCGGCGATGCGAGCGTGTTGCCGGCATACGAGACGCTGCGCATGGCGACCGTCGGCGGAGCGTGCGCGGTCGGCATGGAGGGCGAGTTGGGCGTTGTCGCGCCGGGAGCCCGGGCCGACCTGATTCTGGTCGACATGGGCGGGCCGCATTGGGCGCCGGGTAACGATCCGATAGCCGGTCTGGTGTACAACGCCAAATCGACCGATGTCGATACCGTGCTTGTCGACGGGAGAATTCTGGTCGAGCGCGGAGAGCTGATCGGGACGGATACGGTGGCACTGGTGCGGGAGGCATGCCGCCGCGTCGAACGGATCGAGAGGCGGTAA
- the meaB gene encoding methylmalonyl Co-A mutase-associated GTPase MeaB: MEHYEEIHGREHDSALAVNKGIEQPPIVNPHFRKVRRQRMTTDQYMEGIRSGNITVLSQAITLVESLLPEHYAQAQEIIERCLPYSGGSVRIGITGVPGAGKSTFIEAIGDMVTGLGHKLSVLAIDPSSERSKGSILGDKTRMETLVHNPKVFIRPSPSAGSLGGVARKTRESVILCEAAGFDVIFIETVGVGQSETAVHSMVDLFLLLQIAGAGDELQGIKRGIMEMADMIAINKADGNNVQRAEVAKSHFANALNLFPMPDSGWRPKVYTCSAVEKTGLREIWSGIEDFLKFTRGNGYYQRNRHRQAKYWMYETIHEALRESFYRNEAVESRIARYEELVLSDKKSSFVAARELLNSYFEDIRK, encoded by the coding sequence ATGGAACACTACGAAGAGATACACGGCCGCGAGCATGACAGCGCGCTGGCGGTCAACAAGGGAATCGAACAACCGCCGATCGTCAATCCCCATTTCCGCAAAGTAAGGCGGCAGCGAATGACGACCGACCAGTACATGGAGGGCATCCGCTCGGGTAACATCACGGTCCTGTCCCAAGCGATCACGCTGGTCGAAAGCCTGTTGCCGGAACACTACGCTCAGGCTCAGGAGATCATCGAGCGTTGCCTGCCCTATTCGGGCGGTTCGGTGCGCATCGGCATCACCGGCGTGCCGGGCGCGGGCAAGTCGACGTTCATCGAGGCGATCGGCGACATGGTCACCGGTCTCGGGCACAAGCTGTCGGTACTGGCGATCGACCCGAGCTCGGAACGCAGCAAGGGCTCGATCCTCGGCGACAAGACCCGCATGGAAACGCTCGTGCACAACCCGAAAGTATTCATCCGGCCCTCGCCCTCGGCCGGATCGCTCGGCGGCGTGGCGCGCAAAACGCGCGAGAGCGTCATCCTGTGCGAAGCGGCCGGATTCGACGTGATCTTCATCGAAACGGTCGGCGTGGGCCAGTCCGAGACAGCCGTCCACTCGATGGTCGACCTGTTCCTGCTGCTGCAGATCGCCGGAGCCGGCGACGAGCTGCAGGGCATCAAGCGCGGCATCATGGAGATGGCCGACATGATCGCGATCAACAAGGCCGACGGCAACAACGTGCAACGGGCCGAAGTGGCCAAAAGCCACTTTGCGAACGCGCTGAACCTGTTCCCGATGCCCGATTCGGGCTGGCGTCCGAAAGTATACACCTGCTCCGCCGTCGAGAAAACGGGACTGAGGGAAATCTGGAGCGGCATCGAGGACTTTCTGAAATTCACGCGCGGCAACGGCTACTACCAGCGCAACCGCCACCGGCAAGCCAAATACTGGATGTACGAGACGATCCACGAGGCGCTGCGAGAGAGTTTCTATCGCAACGAGGCCGTCGAATCGCGGATCGCCCGATACGAGGAACTGGTGCTGTCGGACAAAAAAAGCTCGTTCGTAGCGGCCCGCGAGCTGCTCAACAGCTATTTCGAAGACATCCGGAAATAA
- a CDS encoding MATE family efflux transporter, whose amino-acid sequence MNRKILSLAIPNIVSNITIPLLGMVDMAIVGHLGDDALIGGIGIGTSVFNFIYWNFAFLRMGTSGLTAQSYGARNFPEITAVLVRALSVSLLAAVLLILFREPVGRLAFRMMDGTPHTMDYAAEYFYARIWAAPATVSLFAFQGWFIGMQNSRFPMYISIAINLVNILCCLWFALGLGWGIAGVAWGTVVAQYTGLLLSVALWLRYYRRFGRYVDLRDSLRLRPMTAFFRINGDIFLRTACIVIVYTFFTAASSGMGDTLLAVNMLLMQLFTLFSYLMDGFAYAGEALAGRYVGARNAPMLRRCVRALLVWGAAVAALYVGLYAAGWRSVLSLFTDSREILVGAGDYVAWLIVIPLVAFAPFLIDGVLIGATRTAVMRNSVFLSTVGFFAAYYGLRDVAGNDALWFAFLLFLVLRGVFQYFMTNRLRIV is encoded by the coding sequence ATGAACCGCAAGATACTCTCTCTGGCCATTCCGAATATCGTGTCGAACATCACGATTCCGCTGCTGGGCATGGTCGATATGGCCATCGTCGGGCATCTGGGCGACGATGCGCTGATCGGAGGGATCGGCATCGGTACGTCGGTCTTCAACTTCATCTACTGGAACTTCGCGTTCCTGCGCATGGGAACGAGCGGTTTGACCGCGCAGTCGTACGGGGCCCGGAATTTCCCGGAGATTACGGCCGTGCTGGTCCGCGCGCTGAGCGTCTCTCTGCTGGCGGCCGTGCTGCTGATCCTCTTTCGGGAGCCTGTCGGACGGTTGGCCTTCCGGATGATGGACGGCACGCCGCATACGATGGACTATGCGGCCGAGTATTTCTATGCGCGGATCTGGGCCGCTCCGGCGACCGTTTCGCTGTTCGCGTTTCAGGGATGGTTCATCGGCATGCAGAACTCGCGCTTCCCGATGTATATTTCGATCGCGATCAATCTGGTCAATATACTCTGCTGTCTGTGGTTCGCGCTCGGGCTGGGGTGGGGTATCGCGGGCGTCGCGTGGGGAACCGTCGTCGCGCAGTATACGGGGCTGCTGCTGTCGGTAGCGCTCTGGCTGCGCTACTACCGCCGTTTCGGCCGCTACGTCGATCTGCGCGACAGCCTGAGGCTCCGGCCGATGACGGCTTTCTTCCGGATCAACGGCGATATTTTCCTGCGAACGGCCTGCATCGTGATCGTCTACACGTTCTTCACGGCCGCTTCGTCGGGCATGGGCGACACGCTGCTGGCCGTCAATATGCTGCTGATGCAGCTTTTCACGCTGTTTTCCTATCTGATGGACGGATTCGCCTATGCCGGCGAGGCATTGGCGGGAAGGTATGTCGGAGCGCGCAACGCGCCGATGCTGCGCCGGTGCGTCCGGGCTTTGCTCGTATGGGGAGCGGCGGTTGCCGCGCTTTATGTCGGCCTGTATGCGGCGGGATGGCGGAGCGTGCTCTCGCTCTTTACCGACAGTCGGGAGATTCTGGTCGGAGCTGGCGATTACGTGGCCTGGCTGATCGTGATTCCTTTGGTGGCTTTTGCGCCTTTTTTGATCGACGGCGTGCTGATCGGTGCCACGCGCACGGCCGTGATGCGCAATTCGGTCTTTCTGTCGACCGTCGGTTTTTTCGCCGCTTATTACGGATTGAGGGACGTGGCCGGAAACGATGCGCTGTGGTTCGCTTTCCTGCTGTTTCTGGTGCTTCGCGGCGTATTTCAGTATTTTATGACGAACCGGTTGCGGATCGTGTGA
- a CDS encoding DUF6563 family protein: MKYVFTLLIFLAAATSGRLHAQIKKKTPNGYPTLYDYRTNNPDGSRIYYADKRSAALMKVSPGNDYKIECNEAMDKDYLTDSLWGIVYKDTVYLNCKPFSGLDWYAKAEYGTGKRYLYLNIAIPLNPKYKSILGDYSQAPAVKTGGSIPKIGGLIGGAVKGAVDRLSTRIPVIYDTETGQCRCLTTELLYSFSQKYPELKSQFGLVKIEMLSVYAFRDFAEALNTADEQEKLKAKQAEQQAAEAEAKARAEAERAAADSVAQAAAAPAVDSTNRSDKGETVSPTETTDSGEASQPAPAQVPATMDDPNKVQVKIPVQVPVQ; this comes from the coding sequence ATGAAATACGTCTTCACGCTGCTGATTTTTCTCGCCGCCGCGACTTCCGGCAGGCTGCACGCCCAAATCAAGAAAAAAACGCCCAACGGATACCCGACGCTGTACGACTACCGTACGAACAATCCCGACGGAAGCCGCATCTACTATGCCGACAAGCGGTCGGCGGCCCTGATGAAAGTGAGCCCGGGCAACGACTACAAGATCGAATGCAACGAGGCCATGGACAAGGACTACCTGACCGACAGTCTGTGGGGCATCGTCTACAAAGACACGGTCTATCTGAACTGCAAGCCGTTCTCGGGACTCGACTGGTACGCCAAGGCCGAATACGGGACAGGCAAGCGCTATCTGTACCTGAACATCGCCATCCCGCTGAACCCGAAATACAAGAGCATTCTGGGCGACTACTCGCAGGCTCCGGCCGTCAAGACCGGAGGTTCGATCCCGAAGATCGGCGGCCTGATCGGCGGAGCGGTCAAAGGCGCCGTCGACAGGCTCTCGACGCGCATTCCCGTGATCTACGACACCGAAACCGGGCAGTGCCGATGCCTCACCACCGAATTGCTGTACAGCTTCTCGCAGAAATATCCCGAACTGAAAAGCCAGTTCGGACTGGTCAAGATCGAAATGCTGTCGGTCTACGCGTTCCGCGATTTCGCCGAAGCGCTCAACACCGCCGACGAGCAGGAAAAACTGAAAGCCAAGCAGGCCGAGCAGCAGGCGGCCGAAGCCGAGGCGAAAGCCCGTGCCGAGGCCGAACGCGCCGCAGCCGATTCGGTCGCGCAGGCGGCCGCTGCTCCGGCCGTCGATTCGACGAACCGTTCCGACAAAGGCGAAACGGTTTCTCCGACCGAAACGACAGACTCCGGCGAAGCCAGCCAGCCGGCTCCGGCGCAGGTCCCGGCTACGATGGACGATCCGAACAAGGTGCAGGTCAAGATTCCGGTACAAGTCCCGGTCCAGTAA
- the rpiB gene encoding ribose 5-phosphate isomerase B, whose protein sequence is MDDKKIGIASDHAGYQLKEFIIGYLDSKGYDVHDFGCHSEESCDYPDYAHPLAEAIEKGELPRGIAMCGSANGITITLNKHQGIRAAICWEPEIASLARKHNDANVCSMPARFIDRDTAIRIVDTFLSTEFEGGRHQRRIDKIPVSGCGCGK, encoded by the coding sequence ATGGACGATAAGAAAATCGGTATCGCCAGCGACCACGCCGGCTACCAGCTCAAGGAATTCATCATCGGCTACCTCGACTCGAAAGGCTACGACGTGCACGATTTCGGCTGCCACAGCGAGGAGAGCTGCGACTACCCCGACTACGCGCACCCGCTGGCCGAGGCGATCGAAAAGGGAGAGCTTCCGCGCGGCATCGCGATGTGTGGCAGCGCCAACGGCATCACGATCACGCTGAACAAGCATCAGGGTATCCGCGCGGCGATCTGCTGGGAGCCCGAAATCGCGTCGCTCGCGCGCAAGCACAACGACGCGAACGTATGCTCCATGCCCGCCCGCTTCATCGACCGCGACACGGCGATCAGGATCGTCGACACCTTCCTCTCGACCGAGTTCGAGGGCGGCCGGCACCAGCGCCGGATCGACAAGATCCCGGTTTCGGGATGCGGATGCGGGAAGTAG
- the hisIE gene encoding bifunctional phosphoribosyl-AMP cyclohydrolase/phosphoribosyl-ATP diphosphatase HisIE, which produces MIKFSELNTAKSCEGLVPAIIQDDDTRQVLMLGYLNEEAFDKTVAEGRVTFFSRTKGRLWTKGETSGNYLHVKSIAKDCDADTLLIRVVPAGPVCHTGSKTCFGGRENEGFIGLLQSVIRQRHRDMPEGSYTTKLFTKGAAKIAQKVGEEAVETVIEAVANNNPDLVYEASDLIYHLLVLLENQGLSIADLEEELAKRHK; this is translated from the coding sequence ATGATAAAATTCAGCGAACTGAACACAGCCAAGAGCTGCGAGGGACTGGTTCCCGCCATCATTCAGGACGACGACACGCGTCAGGTCCTGATGCTGGGCTACCTCAACGAAGAGGCATTCGACAAAACGGTGGCCGAAGGCCGCGTCACATTCTTCAGCCGCACGAAAGGCCGGCTGTGGACCAAAGGCGAAACGAGCGGCAACTATCTGCATGTCAAAAGCATCGCAAAGGACTGCGATGCGGATACGCTACTGATCCGCGTCGTTCCGGCAGGCCCGGTCTGCCACACGGGAAGCAAGACCTGCTTCGGCGGCCGCGAGAACGAGGGCTTCATCGGGCTGCTGCAGTCGGTGATCCGGCAACGTCACCGCGACATGCCCGAGGGTTCGTACACGACGAAGCTCTTTACGAAAGGAGCGGCCAAAATCGCGCAAAAGGTGGGCGAGGAAGCCGTCGAGACCGTCATTGAGGCCGTTGCGAACAACAATCCCGATCTGGTTTACGAGGCATCGGACCTGATCTACCACCTGCTCGTGCTGCTCGAGAATCAGGGCCTGTCGATCGCCGATCTGGAGGAGGAACTGGCCAAAAGGCACAAATAG
- the hisF gene encoding imidazole glycerol phosphate synthase subunit HisF, translating to MLAKRIIPCLDIKDGQTVKGINFLGLKDVGDPVELGRRYAEQGADELVYLDISATQEGRRTFAELVTRIAERINIPFTVGGGIASVEDAGRLLAAGADKVTVNSAAVRNPELISDIASKYGSQFVVVAIDAKQADGRWRVTTHGGRRLTDRELFSWAAEAQRRGAGEILFTSMDHDGTKNGYPCDTYARLSERLSIPVIASGGAGSVRHIADVLTLGKADAALAASIFHYGEIPIPSLKRQLYEQHITVRL from the coding sequence GTGTTAGCCAAACGCATCATACCCTGCCTCGACATCAAGGACGGACAAACCGTCAAGGGGATCAACTTTCTCGGTCTGAAGGACGTGGGCGACCCGGTCGAACTGGGGCGACGCTACGCCGAACAGGGAGCCGACGAGCTGGTCTACCTCGACATCAGCGCGACGCAGGAGGGCCGGCGCACATTCGCCGAGCTGGTCACCCGCATCGCTGAGCGGATCAATATTCCGTTCACCGTCGGCGGCGGCATCGCATCGGTCGAGGACGCGGGACGACTGCTCGCCGCCGGAGCCGACAAGGTGACGGTCAACAGCGCCGCCGTGCGCAATCCGGAGCTCATCAGCGACATCGCCTCGAAATACGGCAGCCAGTTCGTCGTCGTCGCGATCGACGCCAAGCAGGCTGACGGCCGGTGGCGCGTAACGACGCACGGCGGCCGCCGGCTCACCGACCGGGAGCTTTTCTCCTGGGCCGCCGAGGCGCAACGGCGCGGAGCGGGCGAGATTCTGTTCACGTCGATGGACCACGACGGGACGAAAAACGGCTACCCGTGCGACACCTACGCCCGGCTGTCGGAGCGGTTGTCGATTCCCGTTATCGCCTCGGGCGGGGCCGGATCGGTGCGGCACATCGCCGATGTGCTGACACTCGGCAAAGCCGATGCCGCGCTGGCAGCCAGCATTTTCCACTACGGCGAAATACCCATTCCATCACTTAAGCGACAATTGTACGAACAGCATATAACCGTCAGATTATGA
- the hisA gene encoding 1-(5-phosphoribosyl)-5-[(5-phosphoribosylamino)methylideneamino]imidazole-4-carboxamide isomerase has translation MIEVIPAIDLIGGQCVRLTQGDYDRKTTYYKDPLDAALRYEECGAGRLHLVDLDGAKASRPANLGVLERIAARTSLEVQYGGGIKSTEALRDVFGSGASRAICGSIAVARPDLLRQWLTEFGPERIVLGADTRDGRVAVNGWQEASAIGVEELIGRFADSGLRQVICTDIAKDGMLSGPSVDLYRKLLERFPRIELTASGGISSWDDIEELDRAGVPCVVVGKAIYEGRIGFDRLETHYGAAER, from the coding sequence ATGATCGAAGTCATTCCCGCCATCGACCTGATCGGAGGCCAGTGCGTCCGGCTCACACAGGGCGACTACGACCGGAAGACCACCTATTACAAAGATCCGCTCGACGCCGCCCTGCGGTACGAGGAGTGCGGCGCAGGACGTCTGCACCTGGTCGATCTGGACGGGGCGAAAGCCTCCCGTCCGGCCAATCTCGGCGTGCTGGAGCGGATCGCCGCACGCACCTCGCTCGAAGTGCAATACGGCGGCGGCATCAAAAGCACCGAGGCGCTGCGCGACGTGTTCGGCTCGGGGGCTTCGCGAGCGATCTGCGGAAGCATCGCCGTCGCCCGGCCGGACCTGCTGCGACAGTGGCTGACCGAGTTCGGCCCGGAGCGGATCGTGCTCGGGGCGGACACCCGCGACGGCCGCGTCGCCGTCAACGGCTGGCAGGAAGCCTCCGCAATCGGAGTCGAGGAACTGATCGGACGGTTCGCAGACAGCGGCCTGCGGCAAGTAATCTGCACCGACATCGCCAAAGACGGCATGCTGTCGGGCCCGTCGGTCGACCTGTACCGGAAACTGCTCGAACGTTTTCCCCGGATCGAACTGACCGCCAGCGGCGGCATCAGTTCGTGGGACGACATCGAAGAGCTCGACCGAGCGGGCGTGCCGTGCGTCGTCGTCGGCAAGGCGATTTACGAGGGCCGGATCGGCTTCGACCGGCTGGAAACGCATTACGGCGCGGCCGAGCGGTAA
- the hisH gene encoding imidazole glycerol phosphate synthase subunit HisH, with protein MITIIDYDTGNLRSVANALGRLGAEYRITADPAAIRAAERVLLPGVGEASSAMAKLRERGLPDVIRSLKCPVLGICIGVQLLCRRSEEGDTECLGIFDNEVRRLRTEGLKVPHMGWDSIEDLRGPLFDGLDEGAYVYYVHSYAPQTNADTIARTTYGETFSAAIRRDNFFGTQFHPEKSASVGERILQNFLRL; from the coding sequence ATGATTACGATCATCGACTACGACACGGGCAACCTCCGTTCGGTGGCCAACGCCCTCGGACGGCTGGGAGCCGAATACCGGATTACGGCCGACCCGGCCGCGATTCGAGCGGCCGAACGGGTCCTGCTTCCGGGCGTCGGCGAGGCTTCCAGCGCGATGGCCAAGCTACGCGAGCGCGGACTTCCGGACGTGATCCGCTCGTTGAAATGCCCCGTGCTGGGCATCTGCATCGGCGTGCAGCTGCTGTGCCGCCGCAGCGAAGAGGGCGACACCGAATGCCTCGGCATTTTCGACAACGAGGTCCGCAGACTCCGGACCGAAGGGCTGAAAGTGCCCCACATGGGCTGGGACAGTATCGAAGACCTGCGCGGGCCGCTGTTCGACGGCCTCGACGAAGGCGCATACGTCTACTACGTCCACTCCTACGCGCCGCAGACGAACGCCGACACGATCGCCCGGACGACCTACGGAGAGACGTTCAGCGCCGCGATCCGGCGCGACAACTTCTTCGGAACGCAGTTTCACCCGGAAAAGAGCGCTTCGGTCGGCGAGCGCATCCTGCAAAACTTTTTGAGACTATGA
- the hisB gene encoding bifunctional histidinol-phosphatase/imidazoleglycerol-phosphate dehydratase HisB, translated as MKRVLFIDRDGTLVVEPPVDYQLDSFGKLEFVPKAIGSMSRIATLGFELVMATNQDGLGTESFPEETFWPVQNLIIKTLEGEGVHFDDVLIDRTLPEQNAPTRKPGTGMFGRYLAGGYDLKGSYVIGDRLTDVELARNLGARAILLRETEQGRSMAEQSGLSDVCALITDDWDRIWQFLRAGERTAVVERRTRETDIRVRLDLDGSSTSRIDTGLKFFDHMLDQIVHHAGISLDLQVRGDLQVDEHHTIEDTAIALGEAIRRALGSKLGIGRYGFCLPMDECRAAVLLDFGGRIELVWNARFSREYVGDVPTEMFRHFFKSLAESARCNLYVEAEGENEHHKIEAIFKAFARALRTAIARDNFHFELPSSKGTL; from the coding sequence ATGAAACGCGTCCTTTTCATAGACCGCGACGGTACGCTGGTCGTGGAGCCGCCCGTCGACTACCAGCTCGACTCGTTCGGCAAGCTCGAGTTCGTCCCGAAGGCCATCGGCTCGATGAGCCGCATCGCGACGCTCGGCTTCGAACTGGTCATGGCCACGAATCAGGACGGCCTCGGCACCGAATCGTTTCCCGAGGAGACGTTCTGGCCCGTTCAGAACCTGATTATCAAGACACTCGAGGGCGAAGGCGTACATTTCGACGACGTCCTGATCGACCGCACGCTGCCCGAGCAGAACGCCCCGACGCGCAAACCCGGCACGGGAATGTTCGGCCGGTACCTCGCGGGCGGGTACGACCTGAAAGGCTCCTACGTGATCGGCGACCGGCTGACGGACGTCGAGCTGGCGCGCAACCTCGGCGCGAGGGCGATCCTGTTGCGCGAGACGGAGCAGGGACGGAGCATGGCCGAGCAGAGCGGTCTGTCGGACGTCTGCGCGCTGATTACCGACGACTGGGACCGGATATGGCAGTTCCTGCGCGCCGGAGAGCGCACGGCCGTCGTCGAGCGACGCACGCGGGAGACCGACATCCGGGTCCGCCTCGATCTGGACGGCAGTTCGACGTCGAGGATCGACACCGGACTGAAGTTTTTCGACCACATGCTCGACCAGATCGTGCATCACGCCGGCATATCGCTCGACCTGCAGGTCCGGGGAGACCTGCAGGTTGACGAGCACCATACGATCGAGGACACGGCCATCGCGCTCGGAGAGGCGATCCGCCGAGCGCTCGGATCGAAGCTCGGCATCGGCCGCTACGGCTTCTGCCTGCCGATGGACGAGTGCCGGGCCGCCGTGCTGCTCGACTTCGGCGGACGCATCGAGCTGGTCTGGAACGCCCGCTTCTCTCGCGAGTACGTCGGCGACGTGCCGACCGAAATGTTCCGCCACTTCTTCAAGAGCCTCGCCGAATCGGCCCGCTGCAACCTGTACGTCGAGGCCGAAGGGGAGAACGAGCACCACAAGATCGAAGCGATATTCAAGGCATTCGCGCGCGCGCTGCGCACCGCCATCGCGCGCGACAACTTTCATTTCGAGCTGCCGAGCAGCAAAGGAACGCTATGA
- the hisC gene encoding histidinol-phosphate transaminase has product MDIRELYRPNIRSLAPYSTARDEYRGELGIFLDANENPYDNGCNRYPDPRQRELKRRLSEIKGVAPEKIFVGNGSDEPIDLAFRIFCEPRLHNAVSIAPTYGMYKVAAAINDVPMREVPLEPDFSLDERKLLAATDGDTRLLLLCSPNNPTGNCFPRAQIERIVRTFPGIVVLDEAYIDFADTPGLLGELDRFPNLIILQTLSKAWGMAGLRLGLAFAQEEIVETLSRVKYPYNINVITQRAVLERLETSIDGQVAEIVSERERVAEALRTLPAVRKIYPSQANFLLARFDDPRGVYERLIGEGIIVRDRSRVAGCEGCLRITIGTPAQNDRLIETLKNETA; this is encoded by the coding sequence ATGGACATACGCGAACTCTATCGCCCGAACATCCGTTCGCTGGCCCCCTACTCGACGGCCCGCGACGAGTACCGAGGCGAACTCGGCATCTTCCTCGACGCGAACGAGAACCCCTACGACAACGGCTGCAACCGCTATCCCGATCCCCGGCAGCGCGAGCTTAAGCGGCGCCTGTCGGAAATCAAGGGCGTCGCCCCGGAGAAAATATTCGTCGGCAACGGATCGGACGAGCCGATCGATCTCGCATTCCGCATTTTCTGCGAACCGAGACTGCACAACGCCGTGTCGATCGCGCCGACTTACGGCATGTACAAGGTGGCCGCCGCGATCAACGACGTGCCGATGCGCGAGGTTCCGCTCGAGCCCGACTTCTCGCTCGACGAGCGGAAGCTGCTCGCGGCGACGGACGGCGATACGCGGCTGCTGCTGCTCTGTTCGCCGAACAACCCGACGGGCAACTGCTTCCCGCGCGCGCAGATCGAGCGCATCGTCCGCACGTTCCCCGGCATCGTCGTGCTCGACGAGGCCTATATCGATTTCGCCGACACGCCGGGCCTGCTCGGCGAGTTGGACCGCTTCCCGAATTTGATTATCTTGCAGACGCTCTCCAAGGCGTGGGGCATGGCCGGGCTGCGGCTCGGGCTCGCATTCGCTCAGGAAGAGATCGTCGAAACGCTGAGCCGCGTGAAATACCCGTACAACATCAACGTCATCACGCAGCGGGCCGTGCTCGAACGGCTGGAGACAAGCATCGACGGTCAGGTAGCCGAGATCGTCTCGGAGCGCGAGCGGGTGGCCGAGGCGTTGCGCACGCTGCCTGCGGTCCGGAAGATTTACCCGTCGCAAGCCAATTTCCTGCTCGCCCGGTTCGACGATCCGAGGGGCGTGTACGAGCGGCTGATCGGCGAGGGAATCATCGTACGCGACCGCTCGCGCGTCGCGGGCTGCGAGGGCTGTCTGCGCATCACGATCGGCACGCCCGCCCAGAACGACCGGCTGATCGAAACGCTGAAAAACGAAACCGCATGA